One Acidobacteriota bacterium DNA window includes the following coding sequences:
- a CDS encoding winged helix-turn-helix domain-containing protein, translating to MAQKIRELYEFGDYQLDVGEQLLLRNGEVVPLKAKVFDTLVLLVENAGRLLEKEWLMRELWPQSFVEEVNLNVNISTLRKVLGESATKPQYIETVPKRGYRFVAQVTKKIIDETPTEVLNDASAEAKNSLAIAAEEINEPSKYVTSPLLELDSLTGKAPDLNSEKEIKPAEKGSLLPTISRWQLTIGATLLLGVIIAGVYFAVSSNSKTKIANSLRVQTIAVLPFKATSTDEANQALGLGMADALINRLGKFKEINVRPTSTVMKYSERETDPIAAGRELGVDVVLAGLVQRSDKNVRISAQLFRVSDGTLLWGDKFDDFFTNVFALQDSISERMAKVLSLQLTIDEKRLLTKRYTENTEAFQLYTQGQYFHFKYQFPKALEYYEQAIKKDPDYALAYAGLAANYIAQAVISPNRQELRDKAVAAIDKALSLDANLGQAYNALGWGKYLLDWDWAGAEQALQRAIELNPNDSESHSNYSVLLSTLDRRDEAISESELALQLDPTSSDTHFQHLLVLYYARRFDQAIEHSKKAIATDPNHPYWGGIMMRIYLAKSLYQEALAEGKKWYSSERLKAEPLVGYAQARLNNRTEAEKILQNVLGKPEGIVKNYTMATIYCGMHEKDQAFAWLEKSYASKDNGIIKIKVDPLWDELRSDPRFDDLLGRLNLRE from the coding sequence ATGGCTCAGAAAATACGAGAGTTATACGAGTTCGGTGATTATCAATTGGATGTCGGCGAACAACTCCTGTTGCGCAATGGCGAAGTTGTGCCGCTCAAAGCCAAGGTCTTTGATACGCTCGTATTGCTCGTAGAAAATGCCGGACGATTGCTTGAAAAAGAGTGGTTGATGCGCGAGCTTTGGCCGCAGAGTTTCGTTGAAGAGGTCAATCTCAATGTCAATATATCGACCTTGAGGAAGGTGCTTGGCGAAAGCGCCACCAAACCGCAATACATTGAAACGGTGCCCAAGCGCGGCTATCGTTTCGTCGCTCAAGTCACTAAAAAAATTATTGATGAAACACCCACAGAAGTTTTAAATGACGCCTCCGCCGAAGCGAAAAATTCGCTGGCTATCGCTGCCGAAGAAATCAATGAGCCGTCAAAATATGTCACCAGTCCTTTGTTGGAATTAGATTCGCTTACTGGCAAAGCACCGGATTTAAACTCCGAAAAAGAGATTAAGCCTGCTGAAAAGGGTTCGCTATTGCCAACGATTTCAAGATGGCAATTGACCATCGGTGCGACATTATTACTTGGCGTGATAATTGCCGGAGTCTATTTTGCAGTTTCCTCGAACTCGAAAACCAAAATAGCGAATTCGCTAAGGGTTCAAACGATAGCGGTTTTGCCGTTTAAAGCGACAAGCACGGATGAAGCCAATCAGGCGCTTGGTTTAGGAATGGCGGATGCGCTGATTAACCGTTTGGGGAAATTCAAAGAAATCAATGTCAGACCAACCAGCACGGTTATGAAATATTCCGAACGCGAAACCGACCCGATTGCCGCAGGTCGAGAGTTGGGAGTTGATGTGGTGCTCGCAGGTTTGGTTCAACGCTCCGATAAAAATGTTCGCATCAGCGCGCAACTGTTTCGGGTGTCGGACGGCACTTTGTTATGGGGCGACAAGTTTGATGATTTCTTCACCAATGTATTCGCTTTACAGGATTCCATATCCGAACGCATGGCTAAAGTCTTATCGTTGCAACTCACCATCGACGAAAAACGGCTGTTGACCAAACGTTACACCGAAAACACCGAAGCCTTTCAGTTGTATACGCAGGGGCAATATTTTCATTTCAAATACCAGTTTCCCAAGGCGCTTGAATACTATGAGCAGGCGATTAAAAAAGACCCGGATTACGCGCTCGCCTATGCAGGATTGGCTGCCAATTATATTGCGCAGGCGGTGATTTCGCCGAATCGCCAGGAATTGCGCGATAAAGCGGTGGCGGCTATCGATAAAGCCTTGAGTCTGGATGCCAATTTAGGTCAGGCATATAACGCTCTGGGATGGGGAAAGTATCTGTTGGATTGGGATTGGGCTGGGGCTGAACAGGCTTTGCAACGGGCGATTGAACTCAATCCCAATGACAGCGAATCACACAGTAATTATTCGGTTCTGCTTTCTACACTGGATCGTCGCGACGAAGCCATCAGTGAAAGCGAACTGGCATTGCAACTAGACCCCACATCAAGCGATACGCATTTCCAGCATTTGCTGGTGCTCTATTATGCGCGCCGGTTTGACCAGGCAATCGAACACAGCAAAAAAGCCATTGCCACAGACCCCAATCATCCTTACTGGGGAGGCATCATGATGCGGATTTATCTGGCAAAATCCCTGTATCAAGAGGCGCTCGCGGAAGGCAAGAAGTGGTATAGCAGCGAGAGATTGAAAGCCGAACCGCTGGTCGGTTACGCTCAGGCGCGACTGAATAACCGCACCGAAGCCGAGAAAATTTTACAGAACGTTTTGGGGAAGCCGGAGGGGATTGTCAAAAATTACACCATGGCAACCATCTATTGCGGGATGCACGAAAAAGACCAAGCCTTTGCGTGGTTAGAGAAAAGTTATGCCAGTAAAGATAACGGGATTATCAAAATCAAAGTTGACCCGTTATGGGATGAATTGCGTTCAGACCCGCGTTTTGACGACCTGCTTGGTCGTCTGAATCTGCGCGAGTAA